The proteins below come from a single Asanoa ferruginea genomic window:
- a CDS encoding LytR/AlgR family response regulator transcription factor → MTDGFLRVLAVDDEPPALDELAYLLRADPRVAKLHTAADATEALRVLRDTDIDVVFLDIRMPGLDGMELARVLRRFARPPAIVFVTAYDDGAVDAFDLGVADYVRKPVQTERLSESIRRVVSSRVVPTHPAALARARAEEDPTIPVELAGTTRMLPRSAVRWVEAQGDYARLHTADGSHLVRVPLATLADRWADAGFVRIHRSYLVQLRLIAELRLANSGYVVVVDGAELPVSRRHTRELKDKLVRAAKQDWNR, encoded by the coding sequence ATGACCGACGGCTTCCTGCGCGTGCTCGCGGTCGACGACGAGCCGCCCGCCCTCGACGAGCTGGCCTACCTGCTGCGCGCCGACCCGCGGGTGGCGAAGCTGCACACCGCGGCCGACGCGACCGAGGCGCTGCGGGTGCTCCGCGACACCGACATCGACGTGGTCTTCCTCGACATCCGGATGCCCGGCCTCGACGGCATGGAACTGGCCCGGGTGCTGCGCCGCTTCGCCCGCCCACCGGCGATCGTCTTCGTCACCGCCTACGACGACGGCGCCGTCGACGCCTTCGACCTCGGCGTCGCCGACTACGTGCGCAAGCCGGTGCAGACCGAGCGGTTGAGCGAGTCGATCCGGCGGGTGGTCAGCTCGCGGGTCGTGCCGACCCACCCGGCCGCACTGGCCCGCGCCCGCGCCGAGGAAGACCCGACGATCCCGGTCGAGCTGGCCGGCACCACCCGGATGCTGCCCCGCTCCGCAGTGCGCTGGGTCGAAGCCCAGGGCGACTACGCCCGCCTGCACACCGCCGACGGCTCACACCTCGTGCGGGTCCCGCTGGCCACGCTCGCCGACCGCTGGGCCGACGCGGGCTTCGTTCGCATCCACCGCTCCTACCTCGTGCAGCTCCGGCTGATCGCCGAGCTGCGGCTGGCCAACTCCGGCTATGTGGTGGTTGTCGACGGCGCCGAGCTGCCGGTCTCCCGGCGGCACACCCGCGAGCTGAAGGACAAGCTGGTCCGCGCGGCGAAGCAGGACTGGAACCGCTAG
- a CDS encoding sensor histidine kinase: MSPDLSAAVAVLALVSALVGAVYAVVRLRARRGIATATQRATYEVLHTAGLAAEPLRSGLNAASAAKAARLLRVLVGASGLALADDNTLLALDGRGAHHSHQLQAAAKKAIATGRSTVLRQAELPCDRVDCEIRGAVVAPIRAATPVALVAVADDQPAPGLVQATLETARWAAAQLALAELDSSRERLARAEVKALRAQISPHFIYNALTAIASFVRTDPERARELILEFAEFTRYSFRAHGEFTTLAEELRSIDRYLTIERARFGDRLQVRLQIAPEVLPVSLPFLCLQPLVENAVRHGLSRKPGLGMVSIEARDAGAECHITVEDDGVGMDPAALVAGVAEAGVAGVDDAGAHVGLSNVDERLRSVFGDEFGLVVETGIGAGTRVSMRVPKFHPGVRAAGGAA; this comes from the coding sequence ATGAGTCCGGACCTCTCCGCGGCGGTCGCCGTGCTGGCCTTGGTCAGTGCGTTGGTTGGTGCTGTCTACGCGGTGGTCCGGCTGCGAGCAAGGCGGGGCATCGCGACCGCTACCCAGCGGGCCACCTACGAGGTGCTGCACACCGCCGGGCTGGCGGCCGAGCCATTGCGCAGCGGGCTCAACGCCGCGAGCGCCGCCAAGGCGGCCCGGTTGCTGCGGGTGCTGGTGGGCGCGTCCGGGCTGGCCCTGGCCGACGACAACACGCTGCTCGCCCTCGACGGACGCGGCGCACACCACTCGCACCAGCTCCAGGCCGCGGCCAAGAAGGCCATCGCCACCGGGCGGTCGACCGTGCTGCGCCAAGCCGAGCTGCCCTGCGACCGGGTCGACTGCGAGATCCGCGGTGCGGTCGTCGCCCCGATCCGGGCCGCGACGCCGGTCGCGCTGGTCGCCGTCGCCGACGACCAGCCGGCACCCGGGCTGGTCCAGGCGACCCTGGAGACCGCCCGCTGGGCCGCCGCACAACTGGCCCTGGCCGAGCTCGACTCGTCGCGCGAGCGGCTGGCCCGCGCCGAGGTCAAGGCGCTGCGCGCGCAGATCAGCCCGCACTTCATCTACAACGCGCTGACCGCGATCGCCTCGTTCGTGCGCACCGACCCCGAGCGGGCCCGCGAGCTGATCCTCGAATTCGCCGAGTTCACCCGCTACTCGTTCCGGGCGCACGGCGAGTTCACCACGCTCGCCGAGGAGCTGCGCTCGATCGACCGCTACCTGACCATCGAACGCGCCCGGTTCGGCGACCGGCTCCAGGTGCGGCTACAGATCGCGCCCGAGGTGCTGCCGGTCAGCCTGCCGTTCCTGTGCCTGCAACCGTTGGTGGAGAACGCGGTTCGCCACGGGCTGTCGCGCAAGCCGGGTCTGGGTATGGTGAGCATCGAGGCCCGTGATGCCGGTGCCGAGTGCCACATCACCGTCGAAGACGACGGCGTCGGCATGGATCCGGCGGCCCTCGTCGCCGGGGTCGCCGAGGCCGGCGTGGCCGGGGTCGACGACGCGGGCGCCCACGTCGGTTTGTCCAATGTCGACGAACGCCTGCGTTCGGTCTTCGGCGACGAGTTCGGCCTGGTCGTGGAAACGGGAATCGGGGCGGGAACAAGGGTGAGCATGCGGGTGCCGAAGTTCCACCCGGGCGTCCGAGCGGCCGGCGGTGCGGCATGA